Sequence from the Amaranthus tricolor cultivar Red isolate AtriRed21 chromosome 16, ASM2621246v1, whole genome shotgun sequence genome:
ATCGAAGTTCCTTCTCCCGCTTACTATCTCCAACAACACCATGCCAAAACTGAAAACATCAGACTTTGAGGTAATAGGAAGGTTGGCAATCCATTCAGGGGCTAAGTATCCCCTTGTACCTCTCACACTGGTGAGTGTGCGGTACCTATGATCTTTTGGATTTATGAGCTTTGCAAGCCCGAAGTCTGAAACTTTAGCACTGTAGTAGTCGTCTAGGAGAATGTTCTCAGGCTTCAAATCACAATGTACAATGCAATCCCGGCATTCCTCATGAAGGTAAGTCATTCCCCGTGCAATTCCAAGGGCAATATCGAACCGTTGTTTCCAACTTAAAACTCTCGATGATTGGTCACCCTCTGTACTAAACAGGAAACAATCAAGTGAGCCATTTTTCATGAACTCATAAACCAGAAGCCTGTGTTTCCCTTCAGAGCAAAACCCTATTAACCTAACCAAATTCAAATGATGGGTGCTACTTATGGTAGCTACCTCCATTCTAAATTGTCTCTCCCCTTGTTCAATACCCTCAAGCTGCTTCACTGCAGCAACTGTTTTATTTGCAAGTATCCCCTTGTAGACAGCCCCAAAGCCTCCAGAACCAAGCTTCTCCTTGAAATTTCTGGTAGCCTCCTGCAGCTCTTTATAAGAAAACTGCACAGGAGCACCGGATGCATACTCAAGAAGGGCGTACTGATTCGACAAACCTCCAAATTTAGGACTCTTTCTACAACACCACCACCACACACTTCCCTCTAAGACTATCAAAGCTACGAGAGTCCCTAAAACAACCACAGCAACAACCCAGCCTTGTAGCTTCTTTCTTTCTCCACCTTGCTCCGACGGAGGAGGGTTCGGTATGATCGGGTTACAAACTTTAACATATGATGTACTAGGAAGAGCAGCTGACTGATAGCCACTAACAAAATTTGAGGTTTTAATATAACACTGCCCTGACCCATCAGCCAAAATAGTTGAAGCTACACAAGAACCACCTGAAAGACAATTTCCTCTACACTCCGAAATACCCACATAATAAACATTACTCGTCTCAGGAGCATATGTTAAGAACTTGGTATGATCCATCTGCAACATCGCCACACTCTCAGGACAATCTGCAACCGCCCTCTTCAACTTACACCCTTTCGTATTGTCATTCGGATCGACATGATCAAAATTCTCTGATGGGCATCCACATACAGGGCCAGAATCATTGTAACTACAAATTCCCATGTTCCCACAATACCCAAAAACttgacattgatcattgacagCAGTCCACCGCACAATAACGTTCCCACTACCTTTGGCAGAactatatattctcaaatttcCATCATTATCCAACCTCAAAAACCTCAAAATATCACCAGATTCAGCATAATCACTTCCATAAGCCATTATCACAGAACTAGTAAATTTATCATCATAAAGTGACAAAATACCGATTGATTGAAGTCCTAATGTAGGGTTACTAACATTACTACTAACAGAATCATTCAACCCTAAACTCCAATACAGAATATCATTATTCCATTTTAAAGACAAGTTGCCagttttattaagaaaaaatgaGTACGACCCAGATGATAAAACCATCCCAACTGTAAAATTTTGTGATGGGACAATTGTATCAGTTGGATGATCAAAAGTTGACCAGATAACAAAATTTGACCTATTTTTGAGGGAGAAATTACCAGAATCATCAAGGGTAGCATGAGAAACTCCAGAATTTGAAGTGTTTGATTGCCACATAACACTTCCAGCACCAGATAGTAGTTGAAGATTTCCATTTGACAACAGACTGAAAGTAGCTCCAGCATCAACTGTAGTGGAAATTGACCAAATTGCAACAGAATCATAAGTAATGGAAAGggaaaaagatgaagaatttaGAGAGATGAAACGAAGAGAAAAAGTGTTGTTTGGAGAAGACCATGTTCGGTTAAGATTTGAAACAGAAAGAGAAGAACCCAGTTGTATATCAGTTCCAGAAGTTGAAATTCTGAAGAAAAAAGTTGACAGAATGAACAAGAACGTTACAAAAAGATTTGATCTTGTCAGATTTTGTGCCATTTTGTTCGGTTTATTGTTTTGGGTTTGTAAAAGCATTTAGTATTTGGTTTGAATCAATGCATAGGAATTTGATATTTAGAATAGAAGGAAAATTCAGAAAGTATGTTGGAGAACGGTGATATGGTGATTGGTGGGTTGTCTATGGATAAGTAAGGGGCCAAAACGTTGAATTGTTGATAGCGGTACTATGTTAGAATTAGTCAATCAATAGCCTATATATTATTTGGTGTTACATCATGAGAGTTGGATACtattgttgtttgttttattcGAGTAACATAGTTGGGGTGATGAAGACATGTATTTACCcataaatttacattttttacctaaaaaattcttatattgaaatattaaatattagagATTAGAAAAAATTGATAGTAAAAGTCTTTTATAGACCTGattcatattattttaatttgtaccaatataataacaataattacttTTCAATGATTATACTTTATTAAACTAGTCAAGTagcaattattattttaatatatttaaggtCAATTCATACTTTTTCTCAACTGAATAACTATCTGCCATAATTCAATGAACCGTTAGACGTTTCTAGTAAGTGAAACAAATACTcagttgtttatttttatttttcaaaagcTATTTTTTTAGTTGCATTAAGTACAATTacatataaattcaaatagtggAGAAAATGGTAAAAGTTTCAATATTGCCTTTCCTCGTGATGACATTAATAGCAAATAATgagatactccctcctattcagctcaattgtcccatttgttttttcacacttgccgaggcaacattttaactcttaatatctcaaattatgtttaattaaaaattataaaaagttgatattaataatccttgtattgagacgaatcaaacaagatcccatatgactatgttttaacttatagattaagagtaaaatacaaattaagagataaatgaatagtgccaaaaaaaaatgggacaattcagctgaataggaggtagtattaaagagataaattaaaatttactaCTCTTAAAGGAAGAAAATGAATACTTTAATGGCGTATGTAGGTGAGACCATGTTCATTTGGTAAGTAAGCACAGGTGTTGTATCTAAAAGAGGTTATATACCATATTGTGTGATggacaaaaacaataatatattttttccgTCTCTTAAATTTGCTACAACATGTAAAAACTCCAAACTCGATTTACATTATGTAGTATATGGCAAAATTAGAGTGGCAAGAAAATACATGTTTAAAGTATCATTTTTAAGAGTCTTCACAAATGTAAttgtttttatgaataatagttgattacataaaaatatttatctaatttagaattgaatttttttaaatgagctaaattaggtaaattatttatattatttaatagcAATATACCTAACAttatttaatttgatattttaattgaaTGCAAAAGTGAtgtatttggtaaataattttaaaaaaatttagtatttaattttttttataaagtcaTGTATTCCAcaaatttaatcacgataatatatatttacaattaTTCTTTAAagctatatttttatatataaatcccaataaatttgtaaattgcACGAAATTCTATACAAGTAATACTATATTACACAAataataattatcttaaaattatatattaccaTACTTAAGTGAGtttcttttaaaagtttttaaatatcaaccacttaactatataaaatatttttttcaataatactttaaatttctattaCTATAATTCAGTGTATATGtttaaaaaatcacaaataCTTTAAGTTAaatccacttttttttttttcctttatagttctaatatatagtatattaatGTTAGGTTTAATGAATCGAAAAGAACTTATGTGTTGTATTTGAGGACTATTTTCCAAGTATTTCAAGCCTAATTTTTTCCTCTActtattttttgttctttgcctaatttttaaaaacatatagTCAAATCTCCAACATGATTTTcaaagaaagattgaaaaaaaaagataaaaaaacaatttaattccaaatataagattcgggaaaactta
This genomic interval carries:
- the LOC130802733 gene encoding G-type lectin S-receptor-like serine/threonine-protein kinase At1g34300 isoform X1, translated to MLLQTQNNKPNKMAQNLTRSNLFVTFLFILSTFFFRISTSGTDIQLGSSLSVSNLNRTWSSPNNTFSLRFISLNSSSFSLSITYDSVAIWSISTTVDAGATFSLLSNGNLQLLSGAGSVMWQSNTSNSGVSHATLDDSGNFSLKNRSNFVIWSTFDHPTDTIVPSQNFTVGMVLSSGSYSFFLNKTGNLSLKWNNDILYWSLGLNDSVSSNVSNPTLGLQSIGILSLYDDKFTSSVIMAYGSDYAESGDILRFLRLDNDGNLRIYSSAKGSGNVIVRWTAVNDQCQVFGYCGNMGICSYNDSGPVCGCPSENFDHVDPNDNTKGCKLKRAVADCPESVAMLQMDHTKFLTYAPETSNVYYVGISECRGNCLSGGSCVASTILADGSGQCYIKTSNFVSGYQSAALPSTSYVKVCNPIIPNPPPSEQGGERKKLQGWVVAVVVLGTLVALIVLEGSVWWWCCRKSPKFGGLSNQYALLEYASGAPVQFSYKELQEATRNFKEKLGSGGFGAVYKGILANKTVAAVKQLEGIEQGERQFRMEVATISSTHHLNLVRLIGFCSEGKHRLLVYEFMKNGSLDCFLFSTEGDQSSRVLSWKQRFDIALGIARGMTYLHEECRDCIVHCDLKPENILLDDYYSAKVSDFGLAKLINPKDHRYRTLTSVRGTRGYLAPEWIANLPITSKSDVFSFGMVLLEIVSGRRNFDVSNETNGKRFSIWAYEEFEKGNAKNIVDTKLRDCEVDMDQVMRAIEVSFWCIQKTATQRPMMGKVVQMLEGIVEIEKPTIPNVASEGSMSGSVSAFSTLATSAPNPSSSSSFQTTPLTQP
- the LOC130802733 gene encoding G-type lectin S-receptor-like serine/threonine-protein kinase At1g34300 isoform X2, yielding MWQSNTSNSGVSHATLDDSGNFSLKNRSNFVIWSTFDHPTDTIVPSQNFTVGMVLSSGSYSFFLNKTGNLSLKWNNDILYWSLGLNDSVSSNVSNPTLGLQSIGILSLYDDKFTSSVIMAYGSDYAESGDILRFLRLDNDGNLRIYSSAKGSGNVIVRWTAVNDQCQVFGYCGNMGICSYNDSGPVCGCPSENFDHVDPNDNTKGCKLKRAVADCPESVAMLQMDHTKFLTYAPETSNVYYVGISECRGNCLSGGSCVASTILADGSGQCYIKTSNFVSGYQSAALPSTSYVKVCNPIIPNPPPSEQGGERKKLQGWVVAVVVLGTLVALIVLEGSVWWWCCRKSPKFGGLSNQYALLEYASGAPVQFSYKELQEATRNFKEKLGSGGFGAVYKGILANKTVAAVKQLEGIEQGERQFRMEVATISSTHHLNLVRLIGFCSEGKHRLLVYEFMKNGSLDCFLFSTEGDQSSRVLSWKQRFDIALGIARGMTYLHEECRDCIVHCDLKPENILLDDYYSAKVSDFGLAKLINPKDHRYRTLTSVRGTRGYLAPEWIANLPITSKSDVFSFGMVLLEIVSGRRNFDVSNETNGKRFSIWAYEEFEKGNAKNIVDTKLRDCEVDMDQVMRAIEVSFWCIQKTATQRPMMGKVVQMLEGIVEIEKPTIPNVASEGSMSGSVSAFSTLATSAPNPSSSSSFQTTPLTQP